Proteins encoded in a region of the Nicotiana tomentosiformis chromosome 9, ASM39032v3, whole genome shotgun sequence genome:
- the LOC104117770 gene encoding uncharacterized protein — protein MLKNSHSLVSASVCYNEEVKEESLNGIAEISAELQKERQKNKELMDRISVLESQIQEKHKDLELSNGEASCQSMGERHFRKLKRQKMDSEVRDHTEIFLNKDVNTDQECLVNWMSIHDSQFLNIERSKDGDTAADNDTDDSEDKDKDDEESDDSGTCNDCTDSRENVKNLHIKKEIKEQVLKEDLGEASDLPFRRQGSSFSHKKSVKVAFCPKEVKKILESKELSLKNAQSHTIRKILVFSPLGIRHGCEDMYELDFNHFSILHKGEHYTDSKNPGVCYLISCTYD, from the exons ATGTTAAAAAATAGCCATAGTTTGGTCAGTGCTTCTGTGTGTTACAATGAAGAGGTGAAAGAAGAGAGTCTAAATGGCATTGCTGAGATTTCTGCTGAATTGCAAAAGGAGAGGCAGAAAAATAAAGAGCTAATGGACAGAATATCAGTTCTTGAATCGCAGATACAAGAAAAACATAAGGACTTGGAGCTCTCAAATGGAGAA GCCAGTTGTCAAAGTATGGGGGAAAGGCATTTCAGAAAGCTCAAAAGACAAAAAATGGACTCAGAAGTGAGGGATCATACTGAAATCTTTCTAAACAAAGATGTTAATACAGATCAAGAATGCCTAGTCAATTGGATGAGCATACATGATAGTCAGTTTCTAAATATTGAGAGATCCAAAGATGGCGATACAGCTGCAGATAATGACACCGATGATAGTGAAGACAAAGACAAAGACGATGAAGAATCCGATGATAGTGGCACTTGTAATGACTGTACAGATAGTAGAGAAAATGTCAAGAACTTGCATATcaaaaaggaaatcaaagaaCAAGTACTGAAAGAGGATCTTGGTGAAGCAAGTGATCTGCCATTCAGAAGACAGGGAAgttcattttcacataaaaaatctGTAAAGGTGGCTTTTTGTCCAAAGGAAGTAAAGAAAATACTTGAATCAAAAGAGCTTTCACTGAAAAATGCTCAATCACATACTATAAGAAAAATCTTAGTTTTTTCACCTCTTGGTATAAGGCATGGATGTGAGGACATGTATGAATTAGACTTCAATCATTTTAGCATTTTACACAAGGGAGAACACTATACAGATTCAAAAAATCCGGGGGTATGCTACCTAATTTCTTGTACCTATGACTAA
- the LOC104117769 gene encoding FRIGIDA-like protein 5 has product MEKISQVMQQNEVMKKGLRKLMLMFMLEWKTFEEESDMTSKCLQECFNELEVREKYLTSVQESVAEGSKELDLIRESLEQRRKEVETKEEEFCAFQEREIWDLECKWQDFIFAKKGFDEAVKLREEKLIEQEKIGERLLEEIGFEHKQLENFCKSSFTEICMKAKEFEELLEKLNKIQSLIRKESDVLQLKERKFAERMEEFQVKENNLQSTEKELEIKVRSLDTVKKELREKEHYLDSIQKELREKETTLDSVKTKLTIKEDHLTSVKKELEDKDKGLDTIKKKLELREQDLNFFEEILQLREGGLNSIQKAYRQRSEDLDSREKKLDLVHGEFQLEKEKFQTEQGFFKKKLKDVALKEKQVEVKFRELEQREKHMEDRFKVLEDKMKQLKTIGNVPKKTESIYLYNVEVERVGAISSSSADIKLVVTMDGRTLQIFLNEHANKLDSLSDDVFRSLQLSRNPAQLVLDAMEGFYPPHLMNGDTEFEGSVVKQTCILLLEQLIRVSPKIQPIVRRRARKLAREWKAKMRAMTGDQLEILGFLYLLASYGLVSSFDADGLMSLLTVVAEHNKSMELCHLLGFTEKISCFIQNLIAKQKHLEAVEYAYAFELTGHFQPIPILKDYLKQVMQISECVCIGETCSVKEKNEAIEQSVASIRAVIRCIMDHKLQSQYPSSQLEECIESLTRQKADVTASSVISEAQLKQVVSISPSVPTDTKALSSTSFSGTASTCMLGHSDAMAAILVSMGGKNLQNFLYNHWNEQELLRIEISRALKMSCDSGLLVLEALEGFYPPEPHNEEILFDRSVIRKSCILLLEQLMRLSPEIKPKAKLEARKLAFDWKAKMIAETENYLAILGFLLLVGAYGLASSFDKYELESLCHTVAQDENAYQNFHVLGIAGENPQIEKSMDPSKTEPLCDNVELKSKARDLTSACSLSFIHCASDPAKVVLDALRKCRSANLGKCKYGPSSLMKRFSDLLEHLREVSPEITTQVKIEAIVLAVEWRETLTGSQLNHSEVIGFLQLLATFELSSSYDSDELLGLLEIVYQSRRAINLFKILGLADKIPGFIENLIRRKQWLLAIRYIYVYELVDLFPPVPLLKDFVLYSEELAKKIHDNGLGSREAQEKAINCEISALIAAVKRILWHNLQSEYSPDHLRARIAKLRRQMADLRIPNQHSGFTTKSQVDDRDEGTLCAPISQVQKAVMKKRLASATEGVIVHESQQQRKLKRVCQLPERTEVGPDAIICNASLSSSVQSSSQPTSADGQISTATPNYSEKVFSQRLEGCPEDDQICDSGQASSQLFGDSHAYDDTEVETEVPVQINPVYHSGQNLVPKLQELLSKLKNSLSSSGKTEDHERT; this is encoded by the exons ATGGAGAAGATATCTCAAGTTATGCAACAGAATGAGGTAATGAAGAAGGGTTTAAGGAAATTAATGTTGATGTTTATGCTGGAATGGAAGACTTTTGAGGAGGAGTCTGATATGACCAGCAAGTGTTTGCAAGAATGCTTCAATGAACTTGAGGTCAGGGAGAAGTACTTGACCTCAGTACAAGAATCGGTGGCTGAGGGCTCTAAGGAACTTGACTTGATCAGGGAATCTTTAGAGCAGAGACGGAAAGAAGTTGAAACAAAAGAAGAGGAGTTTTGTGCATTCCAAGAAAGAGAAATCTGGGATTTGGAATGCAAGTGGCAAGACTTCATTTTTGCCAAAAAGGGATTCGATGAAGCTGTGAAATTGAGAGAGGAGAAGCTGATCGAGCAAGAAAAGATTGGGGAACGCCTTTTGGAGGAAATAGGATTTGAGCATAAGCAGTTGGAGAATTTTTGCAAGTCTAGTTTTACGGAGATTTGTATGAAGGCCAAGGAGTTTGAGGAGCTCTTGGAGAAGTTGAATAAGATTCAGAGTTTGATTCGCAAAGAATCAGATGTCCTTCAGTTGAAAGAGAGAAAATTCGCTGAACGAATGGAAGAATTTCAAGTTAAGGAAAATAATTTACAGTCGACGGAGAaggaacttgaaataaaagtaagGAGCTTGGACACCGTGAAGAAGGAACTTAGAGAAAAGGAACATTACCTAGATTCCATTCAGAAGGAACTAAGAGAGAAGGAAACTACTTTGGATTCTGTAAAGACAAAACTTACTATCAAGGAAGACCACCTGACCTCAGTGAAGAAGGAACTGGAGGACAAGGACAAGGGTCTGGATACAATTAAGAAGAAACTTGAACTCCGCGAGCAGGACTTGAATTTTTTCGAGGAAATACTCCAACTAAGGGAGGGAGGGCTCAATTCTATTCAAAAGGCATATAGGCAGCGATCAGAAGATCTTGATTCTAGGGAGAAGAAACTGGATTTGGTTCATGGTGAGTTTCAATTAGAAAAGGAAAAATTCCAAACAGAACAAGGATTCTTCAAGAAAAAACTGAAAGATGTAGCACTTAAAGAGAAACAGGTTGAGGTGAAATTTAGAGAGCTTGAACAAAGAGAAAAGCACATGGAAGATCGGTTTAAAGTGCTTGAGGATAAAATGAAGCAActgaaaactattggtaatgtcCCTAAGAAGACTGAGTCTATTTATTTATACAATGTAGAAGTGGAAAGAGTTGGTGCTATCTCTAGTAGTTCTGCTGATATAAAACTTGTTGTGACAATGGACGGGAGGACTTTACAGATATTCTTAAATGAGCACGCAAACAAGCTAGATTCGTTGTCTGATGATGTTTTCAGGTCCCTTCAATTGTCTCGCAACCCTGCACAGTTGGTGCTTGATGCAATGGAAGGGTTCTATCCTCCCCACTTGATGAACGGAGATACAGAGTTTGAGGGCAGTGTTGTCAAGCAGACCTGCATTCTTCTATTAGAGCAGTTAATTAGAGTATCACCGAAGATTCAACCTATTGTGCGCAGAAGAGCAAGGAAACTTGCGAGAGAGTGGAAGGCTAAAATGAGGGCAATGACTGGGGATCAACTAGAGATCTTGGGCTTCTTGTATCTGTTGGCTTCTTATGGTCTGGTCTCTTCCTTTGATGCGGATGGGCTTATGAGCCTGCTGACTGTTGTTGCTGAGCATAACAAGTCAATGGAGTTGTGTCATCTTCTTGGTTTCACAGAGAAGATTTCTT GTTTCATCCAGAACCTCATAGCCAAGCAAAAGCATCTTGAAGCTGTTGAATATGCTTATGCTTTTGAGCTCACAGGCCATTTCCAACCAATACCTATTCTCAAAGACTACTTGAAACAAGTTATGCAGATTTCTGAGTGCGTTTGTATTGGAGAAACGTGCTCAGTCAAAGAAAAG AATGAAGCCATTGAACAGAGTGTAGCTTCCATTAGAGCTGTTATCAGATGCATTATGGATCACAAGCTTCAATCTCAATACCCGTCTTCACAGCTTGAAGAGTGTATAGAATCTCTCACAAGGCAGAAGGCAGATGTAACCGCATCATCTGTCATTTCTGAGGCTCAGCTGAAACAGGTGGTATCAATTAGTCCATCTGTCCCCACTGATACCAAGGCCCTCAGCTCTACCTCATTCTCTGGAACGGCCTCCACTTGCATGTTAGGTCATTCCGATGCTATGGCTGCCATCCTTGTGAGCATGGGCGGAAAGAATTTGCAGAATTTTTTATACAATCATTGGAATGAGCAGGAGTTGTTGCGCATTGAAATATCTAGAGCTCTCAAAATGTCATGTGACTCAGGATTGCTTGTATTGGAAGCACTTGAAGGATTTTATCCTCCAGAACCTCATAATGAAGAAATTTTATTTGATCGTAGTGTTATCAGGAAAAGTTGCATTCTTCTACTGGAACAGTTGATGAGGCTCTCACCAGAGATTAAACCAAAAGCCAAACTGGAAGCACGCAAGCTTGCATTTGACTGGAAAGCAAAGATGATAGCTGAAACAGAAAACTATCTGGCAATATTGGGTTTTCTGCTTCTAGTAGGTGCCTATGGCTTGGCATCTTCCTTCGATAAATATGAGCTTGAGAGTTTGTGCCACACTGTAGCACAGGATGAGAATGCATATCAGAATTTTCATGTACTGGGTATTGCAG GAGAAAATCCCCAGATTGAGAAATCTATGGATCCCTCTAAAACTGAACCTCTTTGCGACAATGTGGAATTGAAAAGCAAGGCACGCGATTTAACCTCTGCTTGTTCCTTAAGTTTTATTCATTGTGCATCAGATCCTGCAAAGGTTGTCTTAGATGCATTGCGGAAATGTCGTTCTGCCAACTTGGGGAAGTGTAAATATGGCCCATCATCACTTATGAAGAGGTTCTCTGATTTGTTGGAACATCTGAGAGAAGTTTCTCCAGAAATAACAACTCAGGTTAAAATAGAGGCAATTGTGCTTGCTGTTGAGTGGCGAGAAACATTGACCGGATCGCAGCTGAATCATTCAGAGGTCATTGGCTTTTTGCAACTTTTAGCTACTTTTGAATTGTCATCCTCTTATGATTCAGATGAGCTTCTAGGTCTATTGGAGATTGTTTACCAGTCTAGAAGGGCAATTAATTTGTTCAAAATCCTAGGATTAGCAGATAAGATCCCAG GCTTTATCGAAAATCTGATAAGGAGAAAACAATGGCTGCTGGCTATTAGATACATCTATGTATATGAACTTGTTGACTTGTTTCCACCTGTGCCCCTTCTTAAAGACTTCGTGCTATACTCAGAAGAGCTAGCCAAGAAAATACATGATAATGGACTCGGTTCTCGTGAAGCCCAA GAAAAAGCTATAAATTGTGAAATATCTGCATTGATAGCTGCAGTAAAACGCATATTGTGGCACAACCTTCAATCAGAATACTCACCTGACCACCTTAGAGCTCGTATTGCAAAGCTTCGAAGGCAGATGGCAGACCTAAGGATCCCAAACCAACACTCCGGCTTCACTACTAAGTCTCAAGTTGACGACAGAGATGAAGGAACTCTATGTGCTCCGATTTCTCAAGTGCAAAAAGCTGTCATGAAAAAACGTCTTGCCTCAGCTACAGAGGGTGTTATTGTACATGAGTCCCAACAACAGCGAAAACTTAAGCGTGTTTGCCAGTTACCCGAGCGGACAGAAGTTGGTCCAGATGCCATCATTTGCAATGCTTCTCTATCATCTTCTGTGCAATCATCTTCTCAACCCACATCGGCAGATGGTCAAATTAGTACTGCGACACCAAACTACTCGGAAAAAGTGTTTTCTCAGCGCTTAGAGGGCTGCCCTGAAGATGACCAGATTTGTGATTCTGGACAAGCATCTTCCCAACTATTTGGTGATTCACATGCTTATGATGATACTGAGGTTGAAACTGAAGTACCGGTTCAGATAAACCCAGTTTATCATTCTGGGCAAAATTTGGTGCCAAAACTTCAGGAGCTACTGAGTAAGCTCAAGAATTCTTTGTCCAGCTCAGGGAAGACTGAAGATCATGAGAGGACGTAG
- the LOC138899262 gene encoding uncharacterized protein: MWVGSRAKDAEGYKLWYSGVQKGKNGVGILVDRELREYVVECTLNVSAYAPHAGLDEDVKRCFWEKLDKIVHQVPPAEKLFIRGDFNWHIGSTTGGYGEVHGGFSFGERNGGGTSMLDFAKAFGLVITNSSFSKREGHLVTFQNAVAKTQIDYLLLRRCDRGLCKDCKRRKRSARGRPRIRWGALTKDKAQELEGQLSAMEAWRSSGEASTM; encoded by the exons AtgtgggtagggtcgagggcaAAGGACGCAGAagggtataaactttggtactcaggagtccagaaaggtaagaatggagtgggcatcttggtggatagggaacttagagagtatgtggttgag TGCACCCTAAATGTTAGCGCCTATGCGCCACATGCAGGCCTAGATGAGGATGTTAAACGATGCTTCTGGGAGAAGTTAGATAAGATTGTGCATCAGGTTCCGcctgctgagaagctattcataaGAGGGGATTTCAATTGGCATATTGGGTCGACCacaggtggttatggcgaggtgcatggaggcttcagttttggggagaggaacggaggaggtacatcgATGTTagacttcgctaaggcttttgggttggtgattacGAACTCTAGCTTTTCgaagagggaggggcatttggttacttttcaaaatgcggtggcgaagactcagattgactatctcctcctcaggaggtgtgacagagggttgtgcaaggattgtaAG aggaggaaaaggtctgctcgaggaagaccgagaatcaggtggggagccttaactaaggataaagcccaagagttGGAGGGGCAGTTATCGGCTATGGAAGCGTGGAGGAGCAGTGGTGAGGCGAGCACTATGTAG